A stretch of Candidatus Palauibacter australiensis DNA encodes these proteins:
- a CDS encoding nodulation protein NfeD: protein MTGLPAPVLALGLAVVAASASGAPAPPGLGAAFARSTPVAPPAQSAASVVRVPISGTIELGVAPFVARALAEAAESGAPAVIIELDTPGGRVDAAWKIIDDLRDAEVPTYAYVNRRALSAGAMIALATDRIYMRPGSTIGAATPVTGEGEKAPEKMVSAMRSEFRALAEERGLDPLVAEAMVDESIEVPGVSEAGRLLTLTTDEATAIGVADAEVRDLIELLEVMRLPAAPVREIQPNWAEAIVRFLTNPAVAPLLLSLGFLGLIVEVRTPSFGVAGAVGLASLAAFFGAHHLVHLAGIEEILLFGAGVVLIALEVLVIPGFGIAGILGSVAVLGAAVMGMVGQVPTFDQVFNAAGLVALSIILVGVAGWALVRHLPRSNRFSGLFLRDSTSRETGYLSVPPREDLVGGLGVTSTDLRPTGVAIINDERIHVVTEGPWLEAGTPIRVLEVASGRVLVRRAKQSPESEHRNEA from the coding sequence ATGACGGGGCTGCCGGCGCCGGTGCTCGCCCTCGGGCTGGCGGTTGTGGCGGCGTCCGCGTCGGGCGCGCCCGCGCCGCCGGGACTCGGCGCCGCCTTCGCGCGATCCACGCCGGTCGCCCCGCCCGCGCAGTCCGCGGCGTCGGTCGTCCGGGTGCCGATCTCCGGCACGATCGAACTCGGCGTGGCCCCCTTCGTGGCTCGCGCGCTCGCGGAAGCCGCGGAATCCGGGGCGCCCGCCGTGATCATCGAACTCGACACGCCCGGCGGCCGGGTCGACGCGGCGTGGAAGATCATCGACGATCTGCGCGACGCGGAGGTCCCGACCTACGCCTACGTGAACCGCCGCGCCCTCTCGGCGGGTGCGATGATCGCGCTCGCGACGGACCGGATCTACATGCGGCCGGGCTCCACGATCGGCGCGGCCACCCCGGTCACCGGCGAGGGCGAGAAGGCCCCGGAGAAGATGGTGAGCGCGATGCGCTCGGAGTTCCGGGCGCTGGCCGAGGAACGCGGGCTCGATCCGCTGGTCGCGGAGGCGATGGTCGACGAGAGCATCGAGGTCCCCGGCGTGAGCGAAGCCGGCCGGCTGCTCACCCTCACGACGGACGAGGCCACGGCGATCGGAGTTGCGGACGCCGAGGTGCGGGATCTCATCGAACTTCTGGAAGTCATGCGGCTGCCGGCGGCCCCGGTGCGGGAAATCCAGCCGAACTGGGCGGAGGCGATCGTCCGCTTCCTGACGAACCCGGCGGTCGCGCCTCTCCTCCTGAGCCTCGGCTTCCTCGGACTCATCGTGGAGGTGCGGACGCCGAGCTTCGGCGTGGCGGGCGCGGTGGGACTCGCCTCGCTGGCCGCTTTCTTCGGCGCGCACCACCTCGTCCATCTCGCCGGCATCGAGGAGATCCTCCTCTTCGGCGCGGGCGTCGTGCTGATCGCGCTCGAAGTGCTCGTCATCCCCGGCTTCGGGATCGCCGGGATCCTGGGGTCGGTCGCGGTACTCGGAGCGGCCGTCATGGGCATGGTCGGCCAGGTGCCGACCTTCGACCAGGTGTTCAACGCGGCGGGACTCGTCGCCCTGTCGATCATCCTGGTGGGGGTCGCCGGGTGGGCGCTGGTGCGGCACCTGCCCCGCAGCAACCGATTCTCCGGGCTCTTCCTCCGCGACTCGACGAGCCGCGAGACGGGCTACCTCTCGGTGCCTCCGCGCGAGGACCTCGTCGGCGGGCTCGGCGTCACGTCGACCGACCTGCGGCCCACGGGGGTCGCGATCATCAACGATGAGCGCATCCATGTCGTGACCGAGGGTCCCTGGCTCGAGGCCGGGACCCCGATACGCGTACTGGAGGTGGCGAGCGGGCGAGTGCTCGTGCGCCGCGCCAAGCAATCTCCCGAATCCGAACACAGGAACGAGGCCTGA
- a CDS encoding TonB-dependent receptor: protein MRKALVLILAAAPAFVVPRVDAQEPEQRYVFEGSVRDAGTGFPLAGARVSVVGRETRAVTRADGTFHLTGMAAGLHTLRAERLGYRGATVEVTVGTQRARRAVAESGEVVIELSPSPIALGELVVTATISERAAAEALRPVSVMTGDDLQRQMTATVAGTLASMPGLAATRMGPAVAQPVIRGLSGDRVLMLEDGTPVGDASNSGADHTTALDPSSARRIEVVRGPGALLYGGNALGGVINVIRDEIPSAMPHRLTGSATLQTQTATGSLAGSATTVFPIAESVPLRVEAAARTAGDLKTPVGTLLNTDGELLSGGVGTAWVADWGRLGASLRGYRNYYGIPGGFVGGHQEGVRIEMERVASKFRTVVDERRVGPFHNLRFDATHTWYTHREIEAGGILGTLFDQQSTSADVLGRHDRWGPFTAGAMGGRASREDFAYGGSLFTPDTRRFKAALYVLEEVQLGSIQIESGLRYDWTRLDPGEDRVSDIGEIRERRFHSLSGSFGILYKSASGLVLGTSVARAFRTPDVAELYSEGPHLAAFVFEVGNPSLEGEVGHGLDAFLRFESDRLRAEVTGFHNDIRNHIYGEDTGRLSRVRLPVYQFQGNDAVFSGFEVGVDIDAGRGMALEGVASSVKGSLKETGRPLPLVPPLKGHVALKYERPSWYVRAEAEMADEQDRVGEFETPTRGYTVFNAAAGVRFTFGGRLNVLTMSLANAANTEYRNHLSRVKEIMPEAGRSLNVTYRVVF, encoded by the coding sequence ATGCGGAAAGCCCTTGTCCTGATTCTGGCGGCGGCCCCCGCGTTCGTCGTTCCGCGAGTCGACGCGCAGGAGCCGGAGCAACGGTACGTCTTCGAGGGCAGCGTGCGCGACGCAGGCACCGGTTTCCCCCTGGCGGGAGCGCGCGTATCGGTGGTCGGGAGGGAAACGAGGGCGGTGACCCGCGCCGACGGCACCTTTCACCTGACCGGGATGGCCGCGGGCCTGCACACGCTTCGAGCCGAGCGCCTGGGGTACCGGGGCGCCACGGTGGAAGTCACTGTGGGGACCCAGCGCGCGCGCCGAGCGGTGGCGGAGTCGGGAGAGGTCGTGATCGAGTTGTCACCGTCTCCCATCGCGCTGGGCGAGTTGGTGGTGACGGCCACGATCAGCGAGCGCGCTGCAGCCGAGGCGCTACGGCCGGTCAGCGTCATGACGGGCGATGACCTGCAGCGCCAGATGACGGCCACCGTAGCGGGGACGTTGGCGTCAATGCCGGGGCTGGCCGCCACCAGGATGGGTCCAGCAGTTGCGCAACCCGTGATCCGCGGATTGAGCGGAGATCGAGTGCTGATGCTCGAGGACGGGACTCCTGTTGGGGATGCTTCCAACTCGGGCGCGGACCACACCACCGCGCTCGATCCATCTTCCGCCCGGCGGATCGAGGTTGTGCGGGGTCCGGGTGCGCTGCTCTACGGGGGCAACGCGCTGGGCGGGGTCATCAACGTCATCCGCGACGAGATTCCGTCGGCCATGCCGCACCGCCTGACCGGCTCGGCGACGCTGCAGACGCAGACCGCGACCGGCTCACTGGCGGGCAGCGCAACGACCGTGTTTCCCATCGCGGAGAGCGTGCCGCTGCGCGTGGAGGCGGCCGCACGGACGGCGGGAGACCTGAAAACCCCCGTCGGCACGCTTCTCAACACCGACGGCGAACTGCTGAGCGGGGGTGTGGGGACGGCCTGGGTGGCCGATTGGGGCCGCCTCGGGGCGTCCTTACGCGGCTACCGCAACTACTACGGCATTCCGGGCGGTTTCGTGGGCGGGCACCAGGAGGGGGTGCGCATCGAAATGGAACGGGTCGCATCGAAGTTCCGCACCGTGGTCGACGAACGACGGGTCGGGCCCTTCCACAACCTCCGCTTCGACGCGACGCACACCTGGTACACCCACCGCGAGATCGAAGCAGGGGGTATTCTGGGCACGCTCTTCGATCAACAGAGCACGAGCGCGGACGTCCTGGGTCGGCACGACAGGTGGGGACCGTTTACGGCGGGCGCGATGGGCGGCCGTGCGTCCCGGGAGGATTTCGCATACGGGGGATCCCTTTTTACGCCGGACACGCGTCGGTTCAAGGCGGCCCTGTACGTGCTGGAGGAGGTCCAACTGGGCTCCATCCAGATCGAGTCCGGGCTGCGCTACGACTGGACCCGGCTCGATCCGGGGGAAGATCGGGTGTCGGATATCGGTGAGATTCGCGAACGCAGGTTCCATTCCCTGTCGGGGTCGTTCGGTATCCTCTACAAATCCGCCTCCGGGCTGGTGCTCGGGACCAGCGTGGCCCGGGCGTTTCGCACGCCCGACGTCGCCGAACTCTATTCGGAGGGGCCGCATCTGGCGGCCTTCGTCTTCGAAGTCGGAAACCCGTCTCTGGAGGGCGAGGTCGGGCACGGGCTGGACGCCTTCCTGCGCTTCGAGTCCGACCGGTTGAGGGCCGAGGTGACTGGCTTCCACAACGACATCAGGAACCACATCTACGGAGAGGACACGGGCCGCCTGAGCCGCGTGCGCCTCCCCGTCTATCAGTTCCAGGGCAACGACGCCGTGTTCAGCGGTTTCGAGGTCGGCGTGGACATCGACGCCGGGCGGGGAATGGCGCTGGAGGGAGTGGCCTCATCCGTGAAAGGCAGTCTCAAGGAGACCGGCCGGCCTTTGCCTCTCGTCCCTCCGCTCAAGGGACATGTGGCCCTGAAGTATGAGAGGCCATCGTGGTATGTCCGGGCGGAGGCCGAGATGGCGGACGAGCAGGACCGGGTGGGCGAATTCGAGACGCCGACCCGGGGGTACACGGTCTTCAACGCTGCGGCGGGCGTGCGATTCACGTTCGGCGGGCGTCTGAACGTCTTGACGATGAGCCTCGCCAACGCCGCGAACACCGAGTACCGCAACCACCTCTCCCGGGTCAAGGAGATCATGCCGGAGGCCGGGCGGAGTCTGAACGTCACCTATCGGGTCGTGTTCTGA
- a CDS encoding glycosyl hydrolase: MKAARVLALSAAGLLHGATAGATAAAAQSALETAISHLEYREIGPALMGGRIADLDVVEAKPQIFYLGTASGGLWKTENHGTSWTPLFDDQPTSSIGDVTLHQANPNLVWVGTGEPQNRQSSPWGNGVYKSTDGGNTWMHMGLEATKHIARILIHPRNPDVVHVAAMGDLWGSNPERGVFRTTDGGESWEKVLYVDDRTGAIDLAMDPADPNTIFAAMYQRQRTGWGFNGGGPGSGLYRTVDGGDNWTELTEGLPEGDKGRIGIDIYRQDGNLVYALVEADPRRPGQGFGGGGGGPRQGGLFRSTDRGETWEKVSDTNPRPMYYSQVRIDPSNPDRIYVLGTQLSISDDGGRTFRNDGAVQIHVDHHQLWINPEDPDHLILGSDGGVAASWDGAAHWRMFDNIALGQFYTIGYDMRTPYAVCGGLQDNDAWCGPSNTRSFHGIRHQDWYETAYGDGFFTIVDPTDSTIVYSESQGGNMNRYDLTTGEKIPMRPIVGPRADGDTTKAYRYNWNSPLLLSPHDPATVYLGANYLLRSRDYGMSWEEVGGLDLTKQIDREELAIMGVPGSEPQMSLNDGIANYGNLTSVEESPLARGLIYAGTDDGNLQVSRDDGETWENVVDRIPGLPERTYVSRVEPSHHVEGRVYATFDGHRNGDYAPYAYVSEDYGQSWRAIANGLPDLWSVNVIVEHHRAPNLLFIGNEVGVFVSVDRGESWVQLKNNLPTVPVDDLLVHPRENDLIVGTHGRSAWILADVAPLEALSEGMLAEAGRVFGDRSIMWTEKGDWPFYGATYSAPNPPRGARIRYYLRDAPAVDMTADDDEGEDADGEDEDGGDDGDDGDDDGDGSDDGDAGDGADDSADDGADSFSLKISDASGVHVRTLEAPAEVGVNEVIWDWRHDAPYEREGGGGPGGGGGFFFGGAPQGPIVLPGWYTVSMEAGGETFSATVEVVAEPRRPMSRVDRMTRQEALMSLHAMAGPIYEAGQALDALEEQLSAAEDLIEGADEAPEGLDEELEAIEAEIEEIRDELGDARRNAGVANAIQGSSTVPTADHLWQVDEVWNVMPELLDRLNVLIETRVPALNAQLYAEGVRPSAGEPVALPDRPGG, encoded by the coding sequence ATGAAAGCAGCCCGAGTTCTTGCGCTCTCCGCGGCCGGTCTCCTCCACGGCGCCACGGCCGGTGCCACGGCCGCCGCCGCCCAGTCCGCGCTCGAGACGGCGATCTCCCACCTCGAATACCGGGAGATCGGCCCGGCCCTCATGGGGGGCCGCATCGCCGACCTCGACGTCGTCGAAGCCAAGCCACAGATCTTCTACCTCGGCACCGCGAGCGGAGGGCTGTGGAAGACGGAGAACCACGGCACGTCGTGGACCCCGCTGTTCGACGACCAGCCGACGAGTTCGATCGGGGACGTGACCCTTCACCAGGCGAACCCGAACCTCGTGTGGGTGGGGACGGGCGAGCCGCAGAACCGTCAGTCCTCCCCATGGGGGAACGGCGTCTACAAGTCGACGGACGGCGGGAACACCTGGATGCACATGGGCCTCGAGGCGACGAAGCACATCGCCCGCATCCTCATCCATCCGCGCAACCCCGATGTCGTCCACGTGGCCGCGATGGGGGATCTCTGGGGTTCGAACCCCGAGCGCGGCGTCTTCCGCACGACCGATGGCGGGGAGTCGTGGGAGAAGGTGCTGTACGTCGACGACCGCACGGGGGCCATTGACCTGGCCATGGATCCCGCCGACCCGAACACGATCTTCGCGGCCATGTACCAGCGGCAGCGGACGGGCTGGGGGTTCAACGGAGGCGGTCCGGGGAGCGGCCTCTACCGGACGGTCGACGGCGGCGACAACTGGACGGAGTTGACCGAAGGGCTGCCGGAGGGCGACAAGGGCCGCATCGGAATCGACATCTACCGGCAGGACGGCAACCTCGTCTACGCGCTCGTGGAGGCGGATCCGCGGCGGCCCGGCCAGGGCTTCGGGGGCGGAGGCGGCGGTCCGCGCCAGGGCGGGCTCTTCCGCTCCACGGACCGCGGCGAGACGTGGGAGAAGGTGTCCGACACGAACCCGCGTCCCATGTACTACTCCCAGGTCCGCATCGACCCGAGCAACCCCGACCGCATCTACGTGCTCGGCACGCAGCTCTCCATTTCGGATGACGGCGGACGGACGTTCCGCAACGACGGCGCCGTGCAGATCCACGTCGACCACCACCAGTTATGGATCAACCCGGAGGACCCGGACCACCTGATCCTGGGCAGCGACGGCGGGGTCGCGGCCTCGTGGGATGGGGCCGCGCACTGGCGCATGTTCGACAACATCGCGCTCGGCCAGTTCTACACGATCGGGTACGACATGCGGACGCCCTACGCGGTGTGCGGCGGGCTGCAGGACAACGACGCGTGGTGCGGGCCCTCGAACACGCGCTCGTTCCACGGCATCCGCCACCAGGACTGGTACGAGACGGCCTACGGGGACGGGTTCTTCACGATCGTGGACCCGACGGACTCGACGATCGTCTACTCGGAGTCGCAGGGCGGGAACATGAACCGCTACGACCTGACGACGGGCGAGAAGATCCCGATGCGCCCCATCGTCGGGCCGCGGGCGGATGGGGACACGACGAAAGCCTACCGCTACAACTGGAACTCACCGCTCCTGCTCTCGCCGCACGATCCGGCCACCGTCTACCTCGGCGCGAACTACCTGCTGCGCTCGCGGGACTACGGGATGTCGTGGGAGGAGGTCGGGGGGCTCGATCTCACGAAGCAGATCGACCGCGAGGAGCTGGCGATCATGGGCGTCCCCGGCTCCGAGCCGCAGATGTCGCTCAACGACGGGATCGCCAATTACGGGAACCTGACCTCGGTGGAGGAGTCGCCGCTGGCGCGGGGGCTCATCTACGCGGGGACGGACGACGGCAACCTGCAGGTGTCGAGAGACGACGGGGAGACGTGGGAGAACGTCGTCGACCGCATCCCGGGCCTCCCGGAGCGGACCTATGTGAGCCGGGTGGAGCCGTCGCACCACGTGGAGGGGCGCGTCTACGCCACCTTCGACGGGCACCGCAACGGCGACTACGCGCCCTACGCCTACGTGAGCGAGGACTACGGGCAGAGCTGGCGGGCGATCGCGAACGGGCTGCCGGACCTGTGGTCGGTGAACGTGATCGTCGAGCACCACCGGGCGCCGAATCTCCTCTTCATCGGGAACGAGGTCGGCGTGTTCGTCTCCGTGGACCGCGGCGAAAGCTGGGTTCAGCTCAAGAACAACCTGCCCACGGTCCCGGTGGACGACCTCCTCGTGCACCCGCGCGAGAACGACCTCATCGTCGGCACGCACGGGCGCAGCGCCTGGATCCTGGCCGACGTGGCGCCGCTCGAAGCCCTCTCCGAGGGGATGCTGGCGGAGGCGGGACGCGTGTTCGGCGACCGTTCGATCATGTGGACGGAGAAGGGGGACTGGCCCTTCTATGGCGCCACGTACAGCGCGCCGAACCCGCCGCGCGGCGCCCGGATCCGCTACTACCTGCGGGACGCTCCGGCCGTGGACATGACTGCGGACGACGACGAGGGAGAGGACGCCGACGGTGAGGATGAAGACGGCGGCGACGACGGAGATGACGGCGACGACGACGGCGATGGTTCGGACGATGGGGACGCGGGCGACGGCGCGGACGATAGCGCGGACGACGGCGCGGACTCCTTCTCATTGAAGATCAGCGACGCCTCGGGGGTACACGTACGTACGCTGGAGGCGCCCGCGGAGGTCGGCGTCAACGAGGTGATCTGGGACTGGCGTCACGACGCGCCGTACGAGCGTGAGGGGGGCGGCGGTCCGGGTGGCGGAGGCGGCTTCTTCTTCGGCGGCGCGCCGCAGGGCCCGATCGTCCTGCCGGGCTGGTACACGGTGAGCATGGAGGCGGGGGGCGAGACGTTCTCCGCCACGGTCGAAGTCGTCGCGGAGCCCCGCCGGCCGATGAGCCGGGTGGACCGAATGACGCGGCAGGAGGCGCTCATGAGCCTCCACGCCATGGCGGGCCCGATCTACGAGGCGGGGCAGGCCCTGGACGCGCTCGAGGAGCAGTTGTCGGCGGCGGAGGACCTCATCGAGGGCGCGGACGAGGCGCCGGAAGGACTGGACGAGGAGCTTGAGGCGATCGAGGCGGAGATCGAGGAGATCCGGGATGAGTTGGGGGACGCGCGCCGGAACGCCGGCGTTGCCAACGCCATCCAGGGGTCGTCGACGGTGCCGACCGCGGATCACCTGTGGCAGGTCGACGAGGTGTGGAACGTGATGCCGGAGTTGCTGGACCGGCTCAACGTCCTCATCGAGACCCGCGTGCCGGCGCTGAACGCGCAGTTGTACGCGGAAGGCGTACGGCCGTCCGCCGGTGAGCCGGTCGCGCTGCCCGACCGGCCGGGCGGCTGA
- the floA gene encoding flotillin-like protein FloA (flotillin-like protein involved in membrane lipid rafts), whose product MEPLAGTSIIILIAIALGVLILSWIVPIRLWVTAIASGVRVGLGSLVGMRLRKIPPPRIVYPLISSYKAGLPLHTNELESHFLAGGDVERVVNALISADKAQIELPFRQAAAIDLAGRDVLDAVQVSVNPRVIQTPKVAAMAKDGIQLIATARVTVRANINRLVGGAGEETILARVGEGIVSTIGSASSHKAVLENPDNISKTVLAKGLDSGTAFEILSIDIADVDVGKNIGAELQTDQAEADKRIAQAKAEERRAMAVASEQENRALVEQMQAEVVKAEAEVPLAMAEAFREGNLGIMDYMKYRNIQSDTQMRRSIAKPPESDKDG is encoded by the coding sequence ATGGAACCACTGGCGGGCACCAGCATCATCATCCTCATCGCCATCGCGCTCGGCGTACTCATTCTGTCCTGGATCGTGCCGATCCGGCTCTGGGTCACGGCGATCGCGTCGGGGGTCCGGGTGGGCCTCGGAAGCCTGGTGGGGATGCGCCTGCGGAAGATCCCTCCGCCGCGGATCGTCTATCCTCTCATCAGTTCCTACAAGGCGGGCCTGCCGCTCCATACGAACGAACTGGAGTCGCATTTCCTGGCGGGAGGCGACGTCGAGAGGGTGGTGAACGCGCTCATCTCGGCGGACAAGGCGCAAATCGAACTGCCGTTCCGGCAGGCGGCCGCGATCGACCTTGCGGGGCGGGACGTGCTCGACGCGGTGCAGGTTTCCGTCAACCCGCGGGTCATCCAGACGCCGAAGGTCGCCGCGATGGCGAAGGACGGGATCCAGCTCATCGCGACGGCGCGGGTGACGGTGCGGGCCAACATCAACCGCCTGGTCGGTGGGGCCGGTGAGGAGACGATCCTGGCCCGCGTCGGTGAAGGCATCGTGTCCACGATCGGGTCGGCGTCGTCGCACAAGGCCGTGCTCGAGAACCCGGACAACATCTCGAAGACGGTACTCGCCAAGGGACTCGACTCGGGGACCGCGTTCGAGATTCTCTCGATCGACATCGCCGACGTCGACGTGGGGAAGAACATCGGCGCGGAACTGCAGACGGATCAGGCGGAAGCGGACAAGCGGATCGCGCAGGCGAAGGCCGAGGAGCGCCGGGCGATGGCCGTCGCGTCGGAGCAGGAGAACCGGGCGCTCGTCGAGCAGATGCAGGCCGAAGTCGTGAAGGCGGAGGCGGAGGTGCCCCTCGCGATGGCCGAGGCGTTCCGTGAGGGCAACCTCGGGATCATGGACTACATGAAGTACCGCAACATCCAGAGCGATACGCAGATGCGGAGGTCCATCGCGAAGCCGCCGGAGAGCGACAAGGACGGCTGA
- a CDS encoding alpha/beta hydrolase yields the protein MFSTKTETQSQATAAIMVTSVIMAIAFLGVPGSATAQSAAARSAADAIPRDSITGRLADLRRIHTPEGIEVLEPIEVNGSTQWLSIRGLNRANPILLVLHGGPGSPVMGASWAYQKPWEDFFTVVNWDRRGVGKSFSAADSARLGPTMTLEQLVDDAAAVVEHLLARLGHEKLFVLGYSYGTRIGPRLVERHPERFHAYVGLGQTAGPDAERQLYATLMERVRAANDTTAIRELEALRPYPPAAGPGAVEKLLAARRWAREYDGGWYGKPTFDLYFALPEWGPEYTAADVANVRPAMAWAERHLIDRAPEPRPTRLVERFEVPVVILHGRFDLHTPYRSARDYFDRIEAPRKRFVTFERSSHMIMFEEPGRLLLALVEEVLPLAGGRASF from the coding sequence ATGTTTTCAACGAAAACGGAAACGCAATCTCAGGCGACGGCGGCCATCATGGTCACCAGCGTCATCATGGCCATCGCCTTCCTCGGCGTGCCGGGGAGCGCCACCGCCCAGAGCGCCGCCGCCCGAAGCGCCGCCGACGCCATCCCCAGGGACTCGATCACGGGTCGCCTGGCCGACCTTCGCCGCATCCACACGCCCGAAGGGATCGAAGTCCTCGAACCCATCGAGGTCAACGGGTCGACCCAGTGGCTGTCGATCCGAGGCCTGAACCGGGCCAACCCGATCCTTCTCGTGCTCCACGGGGGTCCCGGCAGCCCGGTGATGGGGGCGAGCTGGGCGTACCAGAAGCCGTGGGAGGACTTCTTCACGGTCGTGAACTGGGACCGGCGCGGCGTGGGCAAGAGCTTCTCTGCGGCGGATTCCGCCAGGCTGGGGCCGACGATGACCCTCGAGCAACTCGTGGACGACGCGGCAGCGGTCGTCGAGCACCTGCTCGCGAGACTCGGCCACGAGAAGCTCTTCGTCCTCGGATACTCCTACGGGACACGGATCGGCCCCCGGCTCGTCGAACGGCATCCCGAGCGCTTCCACGCCTACGTCGGCCTCGGTCAGACGGCGGGGCCCGACGCCGAACGCCAGTTGTACGCGACACTCATGGAGCGCGTCCGCGCAGCGAACGACACGACCGCGATCCGCGAACTGGAAGCGCTCCGGCCCTATCCCCCCGCCGCGGGTCCCGGGGCGGTCGAGAAGCTGCTCGCTGCCCGGAGATGGGCCCGGGAGTACGACGGCGGGTGGTACGGCAAGCCGACCTTCGACCTCTACTTCGCGCTTCCCGAATGGGGGCCGGAGTACACGGCGGCCGACGTGGCGAACGTGCGGCCGGCCATGGCGTGGGCCGAACGCCACCTCATCGACCGCGCCCCGGAGCCCCGCCCGACGCGCCTCGTGGAGCGCTTTGAGGTGCCGGTCGTCATCCTCCACGGACGGTTCGATCTGCACACGCCCTATCGGAGCGCCAGAGACTACTTCGACCGCATCGAGGCGCCCCGCAAGCGGTTCGTGACCTTCGAGCGCAGCTCCCACATGATCATGTTCGAGGAGCCGGGCCGGCTGCTCCTGGCCCTGGTGGAGGAAGTCCTGCCGCTCGCGGGCGGACGCGCCTCGTTCTGA
- a CDS encoding ABC transporter substrate-binding protein → MRRFSAVSTLGLVALLTGIPPLPVSGQSITVVSWGGSYGRAVNEGANIPFTEATGIGVRMEDYNGGLAQIRAQVDIGNIHWDVVDLEIADAVRGCDEGLLEPIDIDDLPPGPDGTPAADDFAAETRTECGVGNLYWSTVYAYNDENFPGEKPSTMADFFDLERFPGRRGMRRVPQVNLEFALIADGVPLDEVYATLQTPEGLDRAFAKLETIRDEVVWWEAGAQPPQLLADGEVVMSTAYNGRIFNARVMENQLLVIVWDGQLLDVGQIGIVAGTPRLEEALRYVAFKTSAESLARIGRRISYSPARKSGMPLVTTHVVTGVDMAPHMPASPGNVDRALHFDWAFWVDYQDELNERFSAWLAR, encoded by the coding sequence GTGAGACGTTTTTCGGCGGTGAGCACCCTGGGGCTCGTTGCGCTCCTTACAGGCATCCCACCCCTCCCCGTCTCCGGGCAGTCGATCACCGTCGTGTCCTGGGGCGGCTCCTACGGTCGCGCCGTCAACGAGGGCGCCAACATTCCCTTCACCGAGGCGACGGGCATCGGTGTCCGCATGGAGGACTACAACGGCGGCCTGGCCCAGATACGGGCCCAGGTGGACATCGGCAACATCCATTGGGACGTGGTCGACCTGGAGATCGCCGATGCCGTGCGCGGTTGCGACGAGGGGCTGCTCGAGCCGATAGACATCGACGATCTGCCTCCCGGACCCGACGGCACTCCCGCAGCCGACGACTTTGCGGCCGAGACCCGGACCGAGTGCGGAGTGGGCAATCTGTACTGGTCGACCGTGTACGCCTATAACGACGAGAACTTCCCGGGCGAAAAGCCCTCAACCATGGCCGACTTCTTCGACCTGGAGAGGTTCCCGGGCCGCCGAGGGATGCGGCGTGTCCCGCAGGTGAACCTGGAGTTCGCCCTGATCGCCGATGGCGTGCCGCTCGACGAAGTGTACGCCACGCTGCAGACGCCGGAGGGTCTGGACCGGGCCTTCGCCAAACTCGAAACGATCAGGGACGAAGTGGTCTGGTGGGAGGCGGGCGCCCAGCCGCCGCAGCTGTTGGCCGACGGGGAAGTGGTCATGAGCACGGCGTACAACGGTCGCATCTTCAATGCCCGGGTCATGGAAAACCAGCTGCTGGTGATCGTGTGGGATGGGCAGTTGCTGGACGTGGGCCAGATTGGGATCGTCGCGGGCACACCGAGGCTGGAAGAGGCGCTGAGATACGTAGCTTTCAAGACCAGCGCCGAGTCCCTGGCGCGGATCGGCCGCCGCATTTCCTATTCCCCGGCGCGCAAGTCCGGCATGCCACTGGTGACGACCCACGTAGTCACAGGCGTCGACATGGCGCCCCACATGCCGGCCAGCCCGGGCAACGTGGATCGTGCGCTCCACTTCGACTGGGCTTTCTGGGTCGACTACCAGGACGAGCTGAACGAGCGCTTCAGCGCCTGGCTGGCGCGCTAG